Proteins found in one Oncorhynchus tshawytscha isolate Ot180627B linkage group LG25, Otsh_v2.0, whole genome shotgun sequence genomic segment:
- the LOC121840787 gene encoding melanopsin-A-like isoform X2, whose product MLAPWPFPTVDVPDHHHHTLGSVILAIGNTGMVGNFLIMCTFCRSKSLRTPANMFIINLMALTDFLMCVTQTPIFFINSMHNSWIFGDGNRK is encoded by the exons ATGCTGGCTCCGTGGCCCTTCCCAACGGTGGACGTCCCagaccaccaccatcacacccTTGGCTCCGTCATCCTCGCTATCGGCAACACAGGCATGGTGGGAAACTTCCTCATCATGTGCACCTTCTGCAG gagTAAGAGTTTGCGTACTCCGGCCAACATGTTCATTATTAACCTCATGGCGTTAACAGACTTCCTCATGTGTGTGACTCAGACCCCCATCTTCTTCATCAACAGCATGCATAACAGTTGGATCTTTGGAGATGGAAATAGGAAATAG